The Primulina eburnea isolate SZY01 unplaced genomic scaffold, ASM2296580v1 ctg811_ERROPOS3073944+, whole genome shotgun sequence genome includes a window with the following:
- the LOC140822393 gene encoding uncharacterized protein → MVKSNVIWVIDVIFIATTNGEKNKSLFDGTKEVRPPPLSLSGADVLAQVNDLEGIILTKDVKRKVKISHENRGDNWNKKSIFFELPYWSSLLLRHNLDVMHIEKNICENIVKTIMNTKGKTKDNVQARLDLEAMKIRPDLHPIRKGDKLELPIASYTLSTEEKHLFCLFFKQLRVSDGFSSNISQSVNMKEHKISGLKSHDFHILLQHLLPLGICGLLPKAVCEPLIELSLFFTSLGAKTLKVCDLQKIESQIPITLCKLEQVFLPSFFDVMVHLPVHLAKEAIIGGPVPYRWMYPIERMLFELKQLIRNMARPEGSIAEGYIAKECMTLCSRYLKDIETKFSRLERNYDSGFHKFKGENPYFCNVDEH, encoded by the coding sequence ATGGTAAAAAGCAATGTTATATGGGTCATCGACGTTATCTTCATAGCAACCACAAATggagaaaaaaataaaagtttgtTTGATGGAACTAAAGAGGTAAGACCACCGCCACTTTCACTTTCAGGTGCTGATGTGCTTGCTCAAGTGAATGACCTTGAAGGAATAATCTTAACTAAAGATGTTAAAAGAAAGGTGAaaatatcacatgaaaataGAGGTGATAATTGGAATAAGAAAAGTATATTCTTTGAACTTCCATATTGGAGTTCTCTTTTGTTAAGACACAATCTGGATGTGATGCACATTGAAAAGAACATATGTGAGAATATAGTCAAGACAATTATGAATACGAAGGGGAAGACTAAGGACAATGTCCAAGCTCGTCTTGATTTGGAAGCTATGAAAATTAGACCAGATTTGCATCCAATTCGTAAAGGGGATAAACTTGAGTTGCCCATTGCATCCTACACTTTATCTACAGAGGAGAAGCActtgttttgcttattttttaAGCAATTAAGAGTTTCAGATGGGTTTTCCTCTAATATTTCTCAAAGTGTTAACATGAAAGAACATAAAATCTCAGGTTTGAAAAGTCATGATTTTCATATCCTTTTACAACATCTACTTCCTCTTGGGATATGTGGCCTCCTCCCTAAAGCAGTGTGTGAACCACTTATTGAGTTGTCTTTGTTCTTTACTAGTTTGGGTGCTAAAACATTGAAGGTATGTGATTTACAAAAGATTGAATCCCAAATTCCGATTACTCTTTGCAAGTTGGAACAAGTTTTTCTCCCTTCGTTTTTTGATGTGATGGTGCATTTGCCTGTTCATTTGGCTAAGGAGGCTATAATTGGTGGACCTGTACCATATCGATGGATGTACCCTATTGAGCGTATGTTGTTTGAGTTAAAACAACTTATTCGAAACATGGCTCGTCCGGAAGGCTCAATAGCAGAGGGCTATATAGCAAAGGAATGTATGACTCTTTGCTCAAGATACTTGAAAGACATTGAGACAAAATTCAGTAGACTAGAGCGAAACTATGACAGTGGCTTTCATAAATTTAAAGGTGAAAATCCATATTTTTGCAATGTGGATGAGCATTAG
- the LOC140822394 gene encoding uncharacterized protein isoform X2 → MKPMLAKSSVGNIRKPVKFLAPGKLAKERGYGHKTRPVGDSTGSASAHKSIGGIQRLQVEEQEAQYIGNQRRIVTDGDGKPLRNDKDLLAMLNEHEYVDNIEIYVDVDETAQPLLFELPEDNQTSDYIPIPRVPKVRDTKILGDYKTNEKVIVHGDVVNGSEQANTVQWFITLSKNFDIETGLQSISECTINKASSLAKIILNAP, encoded by the exons ATGAAACCAATGCTTGCAAAAAGTAGTGTAGGAAACATCCGAAAGCCTGTAAAATTTTTAGCACCTGGTAAGTTGGCCAAGGAGCGTGGATATGGTCATAAAACGAGGCCCGTTGGAGATTCTACTG GAAGTGCATCTGCCCACAAGAGCATAGGGGGAATTCAAAGGCTACAGGTTGAAGAGCAAGAAGCTCAATACATCGGCAATCAACGAAGAATTG TCACAGATGGGGATGGTAAGCCTTTGAGAAATGATAAAGATTTATTGGCTATGTTGAACGAACATGAATACGTGGACAACAtagaaatttatgttgatgtggATGAAACTGCCCAACCATTGCTCTTCGAACTGCCTGAAGACAATCAAACATCTG ATTATATCCCAATCCCAAGAGTTCCGAAAGTGAGAGATACTAAAATATTGGGTGATTATAAGACAAATGAGAAAGTCATAGTACATGGGGATGTGGTAAATGGAAGTGAACAAGCTAATACAGTTCAATGGTTCATAACACTTTCGAAGAACTTTGATATCGAGACTGGCTTGCAATCTATCAGTGAATGTACGATCAACAAGGCAAGTTCTTTGGCTAAAATCATATTAAATGCTCCATGA
- the LOC140822394 gene encoding uncharacterized protein isoform X1 has product MKPMLAKSSVGNIRKPVKFLAPGKLAKERGYGHKTRPVGDSTGSASAHKSIGGIQRLQVEEQEAQYIGNQRRIGGISAHTLIVHFGEEEWKERDFTDDSSFLEILNICKKFIDIYSVGFKVTDGDGKPLRNDKDLLAMLNEHEYVDNIEIYVDVDETAQPLLFELPEDNQTSDYIPIPRVPKVRDTKILGDYKTNEKVIVHGDVVNGSEQANTVQWFITLSKNFDIETGLQSISECTINKASSLAKIILNAP; this is encoded by the exons ATGAAACCAATGCTTGCAAAAAGTAGTGTAGGAAACATCCGAAAGCCTGTAAAATTTTTAGCACCTGGTAAGTTGGCCAAGGAGCGTGGATATGGTCATAAAACGAGGCCCGTTGGAGATTCTACTG GAAGTGCATCTGCCCACAAGAGCATAGGGGGAATTCAAAGGCTACAGGTTGAAGAGCAAGAAGCTCAATACATCGGCAATCAACGAAGAATTG GTGGAATATCAGCCCATACTCTTATTGTGCATTTTGGGGAAGAAGAATGGAAAGAAAGAGATTTTACAGATGATAGTTCTTTCTTAGAAATCTTGAACATATGTAAAAAGTTCATTGACATATATTCTGTTGGTTTCAAAGTCACAGATGGGGATGGTAAGCCTTTGAGAAATGATAAAGATTTATTGGCTATGTTGAACGAACATGAATACGTGGACAACAtagaaatttatgttgatgtggATGAAACTGCCCAACCATTGCTCTTCGAACTGCCTGAAGACAATCAAACATCTG ATTATATCCCAATCCCAAGAGTTCCGAAAGTGAGAGATACTAAAATATTGGGTGATTATAAGACAAATGAGAAAGTCATAGTACATGGGGATGTGGTAAATGGAAGTGAACAAGCTAATACAGTTCAATGGTTCATAACACTTTCGAAGAACTTTGATATCGAGACTGGCTTGCAATCTATCAGTGAATGTACGATCAACAAGGCAAGTTCTTTGGCTAAAATCATATTAAATGCTCCATGA